A single window of Desulfovibrio sp. G11 DNA harbors:
- a CDS encoding DUF4125 family protein yields MTDTHCRFIINEIIKIELKMFQAVNNEGGKADCQNQPETFCAMRQIVYEVLSPHFLETWLKDLRVAEGADRNIMTEKYALMCRRIEMPAISQTIKDIVSCELSWLQAAAKEHPDYFDGADADFCRYLLCELLMYSTTTLNAYTQCIADAHTAGRNLVMERLENVKRLLCSSAHTHYQYTDAD; encoded by the coding sequence ATGACTGACACCCATTGCAGATTTATAATCAATGAAATCATTAAGATAGAACTTAAAATGTTCCAGGCGGTCAATAATGAAGGGGGAAAGGCGGACTGCCAAAATCAACCTGAAACCTTCTGTGCCATGCGCCAGATCGTCTATGAAGTTCTTTCGCCACACTTCCTCGAAACATGGCTGAAAGATTTGAGGGTGGCTGAAGGGGCTGACCGAAACATAATGACGGAAAAATACGCATTGATGTGCAGACGCATTGAAATGCCTGCAATCTCCCAAACCATAAAAGACATTGTTTCTTGTGAGCTGTCCTGGCTACAGGCCGCGGCCAAAGAACATCCCGATTATTTTGACGGCGCCGATGCAGATTTTTGTCGGTATCTCCTGTGCGAATTGTTGATGTATTCAACAACTACCTTGAATGCATATACGCAATGCATTGCCGATGCTCATACCGCAGGGCGGAATCTTGTTATGGAAAGGCTGGAAAATGTTAAAAGGCTGTTGTGCTCCAGCGCTCACACGCACTATCAATACACTGACGCAGATTGA
- a CDS encoding ErpA-related iron-sulfur cluster insertion protein (Members of this family, many of which are selenoproteins, show homology to the iron-sulfur cluster insertion ErpA that was described in Escherichia coli.) produces the protein MFSVAIDEAMLQKLSNMLQDEDEGTCVRLREYKVGGGUHSKIVLGLGMDEPDEDEDEQISVGNVPFTAEKDFLLKYGRAFTLSYVEGQGVVVAPA, from the coding sequence ATGTTCTCAGTGGCGATTGATGAAGCAATGCTGCAAAAACTCAGCAACATGCTTCAGGACGAAGACGAAGGAACCTGCGTCAGGCTCAGGGAATATAAAGTCGGCGGAGGCTGACACTCAAAAATCGTACTCGGTCTGGGTATGGACGAGCCAGATGAAGATGAAGACGAACAGATTTCTGTAGGCAATGTGCCGTTTACGGCAGAAAAAGATTTTCTGCTCAAATACGGCAGGGCCTTCACACTTTCTTATGTTGAAGGTCAAGGGGTAGTCGTGGCTCCGGCATAA
- a CDS encoding APC family permease — protein MSEQVKLEKTLSPMQVCALALGSIVGWGCFVLPGDMFLPKAGPLGTLYGFMIGAFLICFVAVCLSYMIKYAPVAGGAFAYAYIGFGPTAAFICGWALVIGYIAIVAIDIAALSVIFRFLFPGVFEFGPLYAIAGWQVYTGEVLLMTVGTLIFGWINYRGIGIAGKIQLVLGFMLTIGIVALFAGVVALDSSQLSNLTPGFSENGTPLSCVLLIFAISPFLFVGFDTVPQAAEEFSFDPARARNIMIIAIIVGVILYAMVMLAVGMAISYPEMLAKLDAQRATGGAAWGAGEVATMAFGRFGSVVLACAVFGAVLTGINGFFIAASRLLLSMSRSRILPEWFGKIHPKYHTPYNAVLFIVIITLLTPFAGRSAIAWTVDMSSVGTGIGYLFTCLAARRVINGGVNVPNKAFKLFCCAIGTITAILCIVLLLIPGSPALIGGAPFACLGIWIVLGFIFYSTSKKNWVSLPEVEVRENILGSKDIAVYFTS, from the coding sequence ATGTCGGAACAGGTTAAGCTCGAAAAAACACTATCGCCCATGCAAGTTTGCGCATTGGCGCTGGGCTCCATTGTCGGCTGGGGTTGTTTTGTGTTGCCGGGGGATATGTTTCTGCCCAAGGCTGGGCCGCTAGGAACGCTTTATGGCTTTATGATAGGTGCGTTTCTTATTTGTTTTGTTGCAGTTTGCCTCAGCTATATGATCAAGTACGCACCCGTGGCAGGCGGTGCATTTGCTTACGCATACATAGGTTTTGGCCCCACAGCAGCGTTTATCTGCGGATGGGCGCTTGTAATCGGATACATTGCCATTGTGGCCATTGATATCGCAGCGCTGTCGGTGATCTTTCGGTTTTTGTTCCCAGGTGTTTTTGAATTTGGCCCGTTGTATGCTATAGCCGGATGGCAGGTATACACAGGGGAAGTGCTGCTCATGACGGTCGGAACCCTGATTTTTGGCTGGATCAACTACCGGGGCATTGGCATCGCAGGCAAAATTCAGCTTGTTTTGGGTTTTATGCTGACAATTGGCATTGTCGCGCTGTTTGCTGGCGTGGTTGCTCTGGATTCGAGTCAGTTGAGCAATCTTACTCCCGGTTTTTCAGAGAATGGTACGCCTTTGTCTTGCGTACTCCTGATTTTTGCCATTTCCCCCTTCCTTTTCGTCGGCTTTGACACTGTTCCTCAGGCGGCGGAGGAGTTCTCCTTTGACCCCGCCCGTGCAAGAAACATCATGATTATTGCAATCATTGTGGGTGTTATTCTGTACGCCATGGTGATGCTTGCAGTGGGTATGGCGATATCCTATCCGGAAATGCTGGCAAAACTGGATGCGCAGCGCGCAACCGGCGGCGCGGCCTGGGGCGCTGGCGAAGTGGCAACCATGGCCTTTGGCCGATTCGGCAGCGTTGTTCTTGCATGCGCCGTGTTTGGTGCCGTCCTTACAGGCATCAACGGGTTCTTTATCGCGGCCAGCCGTTTGCTGCTCAGCATGTCCCGCAGCCGGATCCTTCCCGAATGGTTTGGCAAAATCCATCCCAAGTACCACACGCCTTACAATGCAGTGCTCTTTATCGTCATCATCACACTTCTGACACCATTCGCTGGTCGTTCGGCCATCGCCTGGACTGTTGATATGAGCTCCGTCGGTACGGGCATCGGCTATCTCTTTACCTGCCTGGCCGCCCGCCGCGTCATCAATGGTGGTGTTAATGTTCCCAACAAGGCCTTCAAGCTGTTTTGCTGCGCTATCGGAACCATCACCGCCATACTGTGCATTGTGCTCCTGCTTATCCCCGGCTCTCCGGCCCTTATCGGTGGTGCACCCTTTGCCTGCCTTGGCATCTGGATAGTGCTCGGATTTATTTTCTACAGTACCAGCAAGAAAAACTGGGTTTCCCTTCCGGAAGTTGAAGTCAGGGAAAATATTCTGGGCAGTAAAGATATTGCTGTGTACTTCACCTCTTAG
- a CDS encoding EamA family transporter, whose amino-acid sequence MSLYSLKAPLAILCGAFCASTSGTAQALAPDGVTPIAVGAIRLLGGGLVLLLWGLISRNIPRPAGGPNCMSLFLPQDWLVISSFF is encoded by the coding sequence ATGTCTTTATATTCTCTTAAAGCTCCATTAGCCATTTTGTGCGGCGCTTTTTGCGCAAGTACATCTGGCACGGCACAGGCCCTTGCGCCGGATGGCGTTACGCCCATCGCAGTCGGCGCCATACGTCTTCTGGGTGGGGGGCTGGTGCTTTTGCTGTGGGGACTGATTTCACGCAATATTCCCCGGCCTGCTGGCGGCCCCAATTGCATGTCGTTATTTCTGCCGCAGGACTGGCTGGTTATCAGCTCTTTTTTTTGA
- a CDS encoding sulfite exporter TauE/SafE family protein → MDLEVIVVVCAWFLGGFISGVSGIGGAMFAVPIAAMFIPIQQVIILSCILNLAMDGTLTALHFRFCRVRALGPLLAGTIPGSVAGLFILQMVPGKILQGIIGVLLLVFLIWQQFFRIRQKGKESWLLGGLAGCAAGVFGTAISFDGPPVGAYGLYAGWQPRVFLGTLGVFFILRGTFTCALQAYSGLYSPEVIQYALYGFPATMMGTFCAFPVAKWVNPDAFRNILKVIIAAAAVACVYRALL, encoded by the coding sequence ATGGATTTAGAAGTAATTGTGGTCGTCTGCGCATGGTTCCTGGGAGGATTTATTTCTGGAGTCAGCGGAATAGGCGGAGCCATGTTTGCAGTTCCAATAGCGGCTATGTTCATTCCTATTCAGCAGGTTATTATTCTGAGCTGTATTCTCAATCTTGCCATGGACGGGACGCTGACTGCCCTGCATTTTCGTTTTTGCCGTGTCCGTGCGCTGGGACCGCTCCTGGCTGGGACAATACCAGGGTCCGTGGCGGGCTTGTTCATCTTGCAGATGGTTCCAGGAAAAATCTTGCAGGGAATCATTGGGGTTCTGCTGCTGGTATTTCTGATCTGGCAACAATTTTTTCGTATTCGGCAAAAAGGAAAAGAATCCTGGCTGCTAGGCGGGCTTGCAGGCTGTGCAGCCGGCGTATTTGGAACAGCAATCTCTTTTGATGGGCCGCCTGTTGGCGCTTATGGCTTATATGCAGGCTGGCAGCCGAGGGTGTTTCTGGGAACGTTGGGCGTATTTTTCATACTTAGGGGAACATTTACCTGCGCATTACAGGCGTATTCCGGCCTTTATTCACCAGAAGTAATTCAATATGCGCTATACGGCTTTCCCGCCACCATGATGGGAACATTCTGCGCATTTCCTGTTGCCAAATGGGTTAACCCTGACGCATTTCGCAACATACTCAAGGTTATCATCGCTGCGGCCGCAGTTGCTTGCGTTTACCGTGCATTACTTTAA
- a CDS encoding sodium:proton antiporter, whose protein sequence is MLKFQNTALALCIALLLPDAAMAEVGHPSLPGSDLSFLWAIPFICMLLSIAVMPLFLSHIWENHFGKIAVFWGMAFLVPCMIFYGYHVATYEFLHIILLDYIPFLVLLFSLFTITGGIRLKGKLAGTPGVNTCILAVGTLLASWLGTTGAAILFIRPLLRANAHRRFRAHSVIFFIFLVANIGGSLTPLGDPPLFLGFLKGVGFFWPITNLWVKTSLLALILLSIFFVLDTVLFNKEGRPCSPTQPLAMVEKFGVEGKINLLLLLGIVLAVFLSGLYPMGELISVNGIAMEGQNLLRDGLLLCIAGLSLKLTSRRTREGNGFSWGPIEEVAKLFFGIFISMIPVIAILRAGPDGAFAPLVRLVSHDGQPINSMYFWLTGILSSFLDNAPTYLVFFNTAGGDAQYLMQETPTTLAAISAGAVFMGANSYIGNAPNFMVRSIAESSGVRMPGFFGYMAWSAGILLPLFGILTWLFFA, encoded by the coding sequence ATGCTAAAATTTCAAAACACGGCCCTTGCGTTATGCATAGCTCTTTTGCTTCCCGATGCCGCCATGGCGGAAGTGGGACATCCGAGCCTTCCCGGTAGCGATCTTTCTTTTCTCTGGGCCATTCCTTTTATATGCATGTTGCTATCCATTGCAGTCATGCCATTGTTTCTGTCTCATATTTGGGAAAATCATTTCGGCAAAATCGCCGTCTTTTGGGGGATGGCATTTCTGGTTCCGTGCATGATTTTTTATGGGTATCATGTTGCCACATATGAATTTTTACACATCATCCTTCTTGATTATATTCCCTTTCTGGTACTTTTGTTTTCACTGTTTACTATAACCGGTGGCATACGCCTGAAAGGCAAACTGGCAGGCACACCAGGGGTGAACACCTGCATCTTGGCCGTCGGCACATTGCTGGCTAGCTGGCTGGGTACCACAGGAGCTGCAATATTGTTTATCCGCCCGTTGTTGCGGGCCAATGCACACCGCAGATTCAGGGCGCACTCTGTCATCTTCTTTATTTTTCTTGTTGCTAATATCGGTGGCTCACTCACTCCATTAGGCGATCCTCCGCTGTTTCTGGGTTTTTTGAAAGGGGTAGGCTTTTTTTGGCCGATCACCAATCTTTGGGTAAAAACAAGTCTTCTTGCCCTGATTCTTCTGAGCATTTTCTTTGTGCTTGATACAGTTCTGTTCAACAAAGAAGGACGGCCATGTTCCCCGACACAGCCCCTCGCCATGGTTGAAAAGTTTGGTGTTGAGGGCAAGATAAACCTGCTGCTTCTGTTAGGGATTGTGCTCGCAGTATTTCTCTCTGGCCTTTATCCAATGGGGGAACTGATTTCAGTCAACGGGATTGCAATGGAAGGGCAGAATCTGCTGCGCGATGGTCTGCTGCTGTGCATTGCAGGCCTTTCGCTTAAGCTAACCAGCAGGCGTACCAGGGAGGGCAACGGATTTTCGTGGGGACCTATTGAAGAAGTTGCAAAGTTATTTTTTGGCATTTTTATTAGTATGATACCCGTTATTGCTATCCTGCGAGCCGGGCCTGATGGGGCTTTTGCTCCACTTGTTCGCCTTGTCTCGCACGACGGACAACCAATCAACAGCATGTACTTTTGGCTGACTGGCATCCTCTCAAGCTTTTTGGACAACGCACCTACCTATCTTGTTTTTTTCAACACTGCTGGCGGCGACGCGCAATACCTCATGCAGGAAACGCCAACAACTCTTGCAGCCATTTCAGCCGGTGCAGTTTTTATGGGTGCCAACAGCTATATTGGCAATGCACCGAACTTTATGGTGCGCTCCATTGCTGAAAGTAGCGGAGTGCGCATGCCAGGGTTCTTTGGATATATGGCGTGGTCAGCAGGAATATTGTTGCCGTTGTTCGGCATACTGACATGGTTATTTTTTGCATAA
- a CDS encoding ParB/RepB/Spo0J family partition protein has protein sequence MEKNQATRYDIGKVYSVNVDELSPNPEQPRKYFDEDEIKALAADIKVNGLLQNIVFTKNKGKLFIISGERRVRAHKLLGKEMIEAKYVEGDLLTLALMENILRSDLTAIEFSESIATLKEQKSFSNDGIAELIGKKKSTISEILKVAALPENIRNDARTKPYMTRELLLKIARKKDEPVQQELYNKLRDRFDKKQVAASGHPSQKKSNSQKIKDKFVHAQVCTINSLTDRLINSRGFKFKVQHPVLGYWRLLKKLHRVS, from the coding sequence ATGGAAAAAAATCAGGCTACGCGATATGATATTGGTAAGGTCTATTCCGTAAACGTAGATGAACTGAGCCCTAACCCTGAACAGCCGCGAAAATATTTTGATGAAGATGAAATTAAGGCTCTTGCAGCAGATATTAAGGTAAATGGCCTTTTGCAAAATATTGTATTTACTAAAAATAAAGGCAAGTTATTTATTATCTCTGGAGAAAGGCGTGTGCGAGCGCATAAACTCTTGGGAAAGGAAATGATTGAGGCAAAGTATGTTGAAGGCGATCTGCTTACTCTAGCTTTAATGGAGAATATTCTACGCTCAGATTTGACGGCAATAGAATTTTCTGAATCAATAGCGACCTTGAAAGAACAGAAAAGTTTCTCAAATGATGGAATTGCAGAGTTAATCGGAAAGAAAAAAAGTACCATAAGCGAGATTTTAAAGGTTGCAGCACTTCCTGAAAATATCCGCAACGATGCCAGAACAAAACCCTATATGACCCGTGAGCTTTTACTTAAAATAGCACGGAAAAAAGATGAACCTGTACAACAGGAGTTGTACAACAAGCTCCGAGATCGCTTTGACAAAAAACAGGTAGCAGCATCGGGCCATCCCTCTCAAAAAAAATCTAATAGCCAGAAAATTAAGGATAAATTTGTCCATGCTCAAGTTTGCACGATCAATAGTCTGACAGATAGGCTTATAAATTCACGCGGTTTCAAGTTCAAAGTGCAACACCCAGTCCTTGGGTATTGGCGTCTTCTAAAAAAACTTCATAGGGTGTCTTAA
- a CDS encoding DUF6538 domain-containing protein codes for MTQTLTFVQACGKTANSHSHAPSYLYRKRNIYYFRYVLPKHMRKSLGGTEIRLSLRTAYVREAKTLADRLHDALRTDLQGQQMLTLQEIKKRLAALVTNLAEFQAGQFETMAHDSFYANADDALSAQGLRYKQKALYQDRRRQEAMYENWLAEKLNGPILSSITTEKYNELLDRPFKAEYFFALYAERHAVYLVRKGFFSQEEIEENKAVIGKALMQACLMFNDYVVADEDGNSIEAQKILAEYLAAANLPLAPAVTQPPPPAPKKLFYSEAVEKYIAAKLQENAWKPHNVPDIRTRLLNFVEIKGDMPIEDISRQDMRSFREILQKLPPHRNKSKKYAGKSIAEVLAMNPEQTLNVATINTALEAVGSLLEWYVREDILDRNPAKGLQIKDTRQAIDLRESFSRDDLDRIFAHPKFVNRSFAHPAYFWIPLIGLFTGMRLEEIAQLFCKDVYQEADSTCKCNTLKVE; via the coding sequence ATGACCCAAACCCTTACCTTCGTCCAAGCCTGCGGGAAGACTGCGAACTCCCACTCCCATGCGCCTTCCTATCTTTACCGGAAGCGGAATATCTACTATTTTCGGTATGTGCTTCCCAAGCACATGCGGAAATCACTCGGCGGCACGGAAATACGGCTCAGTCTGCGCACCGCCTATGTTCGTGAAGCAAAAACCTTGGCGGATAGACTCCATGATGCGTTGCGCACCGATTTGCAAGGACAACAGATGCTGACTCTTCAAGAAATCAAAAAGCGTCTGGCGGCGCTTGTGACTAACTTGGCCGAATTCCAGGCGGGCCAATTTGAAACAATGGCGCACGACTCGTTCTATGCGAATGCGGACGATGCTTTATCCGCTCAAGGGTTGCGGTACAAGCAGAAAGCTTTGTATCAGGACAGAAGGCGTCAGGAAGCCATGTACGAGAATTGGCTAGCCGAAAAACTGAATGGGCCTATTCTGTCCTCCATCACTACTGAAAAATACAATGAGCTTTTGGACAGACCATTCAAAGCGGAATATTTTTTTGCTTTATACGCAGAAAGACATGCCGTTTACTTGGTGAGAAAAGGATTCTTCTCTCAAGAAGAAATTGAGGAGAACAAGGCGGTTATCGGTAAAGCCTTGATGCAAGCGTGTCTTATGTTCAACGACTATGTTGTCGCGGACGAAGACGGCAACAGCATTGAAGCGCAGAAGATTCTTGCTGAGTATCTGGCGGCAGCTAATCTGCCTCTTGCTCCTGCGGTGACTCAGCCACCGCCTCCAGCACCTAAAAAACTTTTCTATTCCGAAGCCGTGGAAAAATATATCGCTGCAAAACTCCAGGAAAACGCCTGGAAGCCGCACAACGTGCCGGACATACGGACCAGGCTGCTCAATTTTGTCGAAATCAAAGGCGACATGCCCATTGAAGACATTTCCCGCCAGGATATGCGTTCCTTCAGGGAGATTTTGCAAAAGCTCCCGCCGCACCGCAACAAAAGTAAAAAATACGCCGGAAAAAGCATCGCGGAAGTGCTGGCAATGAACCCCGAACAGACGCTGAACGTCGCGACAATCAACACCGCTCTTGAAGCCGTGGGTAGCCTGCTGGAGTGGTATGTGCGGGAAGATATTCTTGACAGGAACCCGGCCAAAGGCTTGCAGATCAAGGATACCCGGCAGGCCATCGACCTGCGGGAATCTTTTTCGCGGGACGATCTGGATCGTATATTTGCACACCCCAAGTTCGTCAACCGCTCCTTTGCACATCCGGCCTATTTCTGGATACCGCTCATCGGACTTTTCACCGGTATGCGCCTTGAGGAAATCGCACAGCTATTCTGCAAGGATGTTTATCAAGAGGCGGATTCAACTTGCAAGTGCAACACCCTCAAGGTTGAATGA
- a CDS encoding IS30 family transposase: MGYAHLAREERYYICQAVKSGTSLRAIAKAIGRSVSTVSRELARNTGARGYRYRQAHKRSQKRQTIKGKKRIGLEVWTYVEQCLHQDFSPEQISGVLKRKGFALSHEWIYQYILADKKRGGTLHSHLRCQRKRKRRYGKPDRRGQIKGRISIDIRPSIVAERSRLGDWEADTVEGSKGGPVLVTLAERKSRLFLFGKAPNKSASEVRRVIEGLLTPIKDFVQTITYDNGKEFSYHADVSATLEAQGFFAHPYHSWERGLNENSNGLLRQYFPKGVSLASVTQDEIIAAMCRLNWRPRKCLGFKTPYEVFLEDANTQGLGVAL, translated from the coding sequence ATGGGCTATGCACACCTTGCCAGGGAAGAACGGTACTACATCTGCCAGGCAGTGAAAAGTGGAACGTCACTGAGGGCCATAGCCAAAGCGATAGGCCGTAGCGTCTCAACTGTAAGCCGCGAACTTGCGCGAAATACCGGGGCGCGTGGCTACCGCTACAGGCAGGCACACAAGCGCAGTCAGAAAAGGCAGACCATTAAAGGGAAGAAGCGCATTGGCCTTGAGGTATGGACGTATGTTGAACAGTGTCTGCACCAGGACTTCAGTCCGGAGCAAATCTCTGGAGTTCTCAAACGCAAAGGTTTTGCCCTCAGTCATGAATGGATTTACCAGTACATTCTGGCGGACAAAAAACGAGGAGGAACGCTGCACAGCCATTTGCGCTGCCAGCGCAAACGCAAACGACGATATGGCAAACCCGACAGACGAGGTCAAATCAAGGGGCGTATCAGCATAGACATACGCCCGTCCATTGTTGCCGAGCGCTCACGCCTTGGTGATTGGGAGGCTGATACCGTTGAAGGCAGTAAAGGAGGCCCCGTTTTGGTGACACTTGCAGAGCGTAAAAGTCGTCTTTTCCTGTTTGGCAAGGCTCCCAACAAAAGCGCCAGCGAAGTAAGGCGGGTCATTGAAGGACTCTTGACACCCATTAAGGACTTTGTTCAGACTATTACCTATGATAACGGCAAGGAGTTCAGCTACCATGCCGATGTGTCAGCTACACTCGAGGCTCAGGGATTTTTTGCGCACCCCTACCATTCGTGGGAGCGTGGCTTGAACGAGAACTCCAATGGCCTTCTACGCCAATACTTCCCCAAGGGGGTAAGCTTGGCATCGGTCACGCAAGATGAGATCATAGCGGCAATGTGCCGCTTGAACTGGCGGCCTAGAAAATGCCTTGGGTTTAAGACACCCTATGAAGTTTTTTTAGAAGACGCCAATACCCAAGGACTGGGTGTTGCACTTTGA
- a CDS encoding ErpA-related iron-sulfur cluster insertion protein (Members of this family, many of which are selenoproteins, show homology to the iron-sulfur cluster insertion ErpA that was described in Escherichia coli.), protein MFTVTIDDAMLQKLRTMLEEEDEGTCVRLREYKVGGGCHSKITLGLGMDAADAEEDEQTKIHGVPFVAEKDFLLKHGNAFSLSFSEDKGVVVTATAE, encoded by the coding sequence ATGTTTACAGTTACAATCGATGATGCAATGCTGCAAAAACTGCGCACAATGCTGGAAGAAGAAGACGAAGGAACTTGCGTACGGCTTCGTGAATACAAGGTCGGCGGCGGATGCCATTCCAAAATCACTCTTGGTCTTGGAATGGATGCAGCAGACGCTGAAGAAGACGAGCAGACCAAAATTCACGGCGTTCCTTTCGTGGCAGAAAAAGACTTTCTGCTGAAGCACGGAAACGCATTTTCCCTTTCTTTCAGCGAAGATAAGGGCGTAGTTGTTACGGCAACAGCGGAATAG
- a CDS encoding DMT family transporter codes for MKEKPAKNWYAGTILALCGLAVLTLGTGSDVQFSMLGLALAVLGACSYAVFLVAIKPVLQHHDPSQIMTVIFLLGGLSLAPLLCAQPLGWLLTPRGALVAADLATLTTSLSFTLVLYGMKTTSAAVTSTLGLAEPIGAAVLGFMVLNEPCTQQTLLGLLCILAGMVFLIVSSPKPSCNGSQSVLN; via the coding sequence TTGAAAGAGAAACCTGCCAAAAACTGGTATGCTGGCACGATCCTGGCCTTGTGCGGCCTTGCGGTGCTGACGCTGGGCACAGGCAGCGATGTGCAGTTCAGTATGCTGGGTCTGGCGTTGGCCGTGCTTGGGGCTTGCAGCTATGCTGTGTTTCTTGTGGCCATCAAGCCGGTGCTGCAACACCATGATCCATCGCAGATCATGACGGTCATCTTTCTACTTGGGGGGCTGAGCCTTGCGCCGCTGCTCTGTGCGCAGCCGCTTGGATGGCTCCTGACTCCGCGCGGGGCTCTGGTCGCCGCAGATCTTGCCACCTTGACTACCAGCCTCTCATTTACCCTGGTGCTGTACGGCATGAAAACCACATCAGCGGCTGTGACTTCCACGTTGGGACTGGCCGAACCTATCGGGGCGGCTGTGCTTGGTTTTATGGTGCTTAACGAGCCCTGCACCCAACAAACTCTGCTGGGGTTACTTTGTATTTTGGCAGGGATGGTTTTTTTGATTGTATCGTCACCCAAGCCATCCTGTAATGGCAGTCAATCTGTTCTGAATTGA